The genome window CTGCCGTGGCCGTAATTCCTGCTACCCTGCTGAGCGATGAACCCTGCACCATCGAAAACCTTCCTGATATAGAAGACGTCCATGCCCTGGCGGATATCCTGACTGAGCTTGGCGCAAAAGTAGATTATGAACCCGGCCGCTGCATGCGTGTGGATCCGCGTCCCGCGGACGGCACAGAGGTTTCCTACCACAACGCCCAGCGCCTGCGGGCCAGCTATTACCTGCTGGGTGCCCTGCTGGGGCGCAACGGCAAGGCCAAAGTGCCCACGCCCGGCGGCTGCGAGATCGGTTCCCGTCCGGTAGACCAGCACCTGAAGGGTTTCCGTTCCATCGGTGCGGAAGCCGAAGAGATCGGCGGTATGCTGACTGCCGAGGGCCCGCTGACCGGCGGAGACGTTTTCTTTGATATGGTTACAGTCGGTGCGACGGTGAACGTTATGCTCGCCGCCGTCAAGGCCAAAGGCCAGACCTTCATCTATAACGCGGCAAAAGAGCCGCACATCGTTGACCTTGCGAACTTCCTGAACAGTATGGGCGCAAAGATCAAAGGCGCCGGTACTGATATCATCCGGATCCGCGGGGTACAGCGCCTGCATGGCAGCACCTACGCCGTCATTCCCGACCAGATCGAAACCGGCACGCTGATGATCGCCGCCGCCGCGACCGGCGGAGACGTCATTATCGACGGCTGCATCCCCACCCATATGGACGCGCTGAGCGCAAAGCTGCTGGAAATGGGCGTGAAAGTGACAGACGGCGATGACGCCATCCGGGTTCACGTGGTCGGCCCGCGCCGCGCGATCAACGTGAAAACCCAGGTTTATCCCGGCTTCCCCACGGACCTGCAGCAACCCATGAGCGCGCTGCTGACCACAGCCAAGGGCACCAGCCTGGTGACTGAAACCATCTTTGAGCAGCGGTTCCGCCACCTGGATGAGATCCGCCGCATGGGCGCCCATGTGCGCGTGATGGACCGGACCGCCATCATCGAAGGCGTACCGGAACTGTACGGCGCGCCGATGACCGCTTCCGACCTGCGGGCCGGTGCCGCGCTGATCGTGGCCGCGCTGATGGCCAGGGGTACCTCCGAAATCTACGAACCCCATTATATCGACCGGGGTTATGAACACATTGAAGACAAGCTCCGTTCCCTTGGAGCGGATATCAGGCGGGAACCTGTACTGTGACCTGTGGGGTGGAGTTGAATGAACAATCCATTTGAGGTCCTTGGGCTGAAGGGCTGGGCAGGACCGGATGAGATCCGCAGCGCCTACCGGACGCTGGCACGGCAGTGCCATCCCGACATGATCCAGGATC of Aristaeella lactis contains these proteins:
- a CDS encoding UDP-N-acetylglucosamine 1-carboxyvinyltransferase; translated protein: MGKERMLITGGHALEGEVRVSGGKNTAVAVIPATLLSDEPCTIENLPDIEDVHALADILTELGAKVDYEPGRCMRVDPRPADGTEVSYHNAQRLRASYYLLGALLGRNGKAKVPTPGGCEIGSRPVDQHLKGFRSIGAEAEEIGGMLTAEGPLTGGDVFFDMVTVGATVNVMLAAVKAKGQTFIYNAAKEPHIVDLANFLNSMGAKIKGAGTDIIRIRGVQRLHGSTYAVIPDQIETGTLMIAAAATGGDVIIDGCIPTHMDALSAKLLEMGVKVTDGDDAIRVHVVGPRRAINVKTQVYPGFPTDLQQPMSALLTTAKGTSLVTETIFEQRFRHLDEIRRMGAHVRVMDRTAIIEGVPELYGAPMTASDLRAGAALIVAALMARGTSEIYEPHYIDRGYEHIEDKLRSLGADIRREPVL